A genomic region of Deinococcus metalli contains the following coding sequences:
- a CDS encoding alpha/beta fold hydrolase, with amino-acid sequence AGATVLATRPDSVPTLKTITVPTLILEGVEDTVYPPEFSVKLQQNIAGSTLVLIPGAAHAAIFEKADIANAAILKWARAHDLH; translated from the coding sequence GCGGGCGCGACGGTGCTGGCGACCCGGCCGGACTCGGTGCCGACCTTGAAGACGATCACGGTGCCGACGTTGATTCTGGAGGGGGTGGAGGACACAGTGTACCCGCCAGAATTCTCGGTGAAGCTGCAGCAGAACATCGCGGGCAGTACGCTGGTGCTCATTCCGGGGGCAGCGCACGCCGCGATCTTTGAGAAGGCGGACATCGCCAATGCGGCCATTCTCAAGTGGGCGCGCGCGCATGACCTGCATTGA